A region of Paenibacillus sp. JNUCC-31 DNA encodes the following proteins:
- a CDS encoding beta-galactosidase, whose protein sequence is MANKFPPISSKLPAFMHGADYNPDQWLHDPKVFEEDIRLMKLANCNVMAIGIFAWSALEPEEGHFNFEWMDHVLDTFAENGIYAWMATPSGARPAWMAQKYPEVLRVEMNRVRNLFGVRHNHCYTSPVYRDKTTIMNTKLAERYANHPAILGWHISNELGGECHCDYCQSAFREWLKAKYGSIDKLNRAWWTTFWSHTYTDWTQVESPAPHGENAVHGQNLDWRRFVSDQTLDFYKHEVNALKDANPELPCTTNMMDWFYGLDYRAFAEELDVISWDAYPKWHEAASDRNEASWFAFNHDLFRSLKKQPFMLMESTPSLTNWQAVSKLKRPGMHRLSSLQAVAHGADTVQYFQWRKSRGSSEKFHGAVVDHVGHEHTRVFEDVADLGRTLAGLSDVIGTYVPAEAAILCDWDNRWAINDAQGPRNGGLHYEQTVAQHHRALWEMGVPVDIIGSDDHFSNYKLIVLPMAYLLRQETGEKIEQFVQNGGTVAVTYWSGIVDENDLCHLGGFPGPLRTTVGIWSEELEGLHDNDRNSIVLNADNALGLEGSFEVHELCDLIHAETAEVLAVYGDDFYAGRPALTVNRLGDGKAYYLAARVSGDRFYQAFYGKLVEEAGVRRSIDCKLPEGVTAQLRTDGDTDYVFLLNFSGTEAGIDLHQDGYVNAETGEARSGRINLPVNGSYILRRNKG, encoded by the coding sequence ATGGCAAATAAATTTCCTCCCATTAGCAGCAAGCTGCCAGCATTTATGCATGGTGCCGACTACAATCCAGATCAATGGCTACACGATCCCAAGGTATTTGAAGAAGATATCAGGCTTATGAAACTGGCCAATTGCAACGTCATGGCTATCGGGATCTTCGCATGGTCTGCTTTGGAACCGGAGGAAGGTCATTTTAATTTTGAATGGATGGATCATGTACTTGATACGTTCGCAGAGAATGGCATATACGCATGGATGGCTACACCAAGTGGCGCCAGACCCGCATGGATGGCGCAGAAGTATCCTGAAGTCCTTCGGGTTGAGATGAACCGAGTTCGCAATCTGTTTGGTGTGCGTCACAATCATTGCTATACGTCACCCGTTTATCGTGACAAAACAACGATTATGAATACAAAACTTGCTGAACGATACGCGAATCATCCTGCAATACTTGGTTGGCATATTTCTAACGAATTAGGAGGCGAATGCCACTGTGATTACTGTCAATCCGCGTTTCGAGAGTGGCTGAAGGCCAAATACGGATCAATTGACAAGTTGAATCGCGCATGGTGGACAACGTTCTGGAGTCATACCTATACCGATTGGACGCAAGTAGAATCTCCAGCACCCCATGGGGAGAATGCGGTACACGGTCAAAACCTGGATTGGCGGCGTTTCGTATCCGATCAAACGTTGGATTTCTATAAACATGAGGTAAATGCCTTAAAAGATGCTAACCCGGAACTGCCATGTACAACGAATATGATGGATTGGTTCTACGGTTTGGATTATCGTGCGTTCGCTGAAGAGCTGGACGTGATTTCATGGGATGCATATCCTAAATGGCATGAAGCTGCTTCCGATCGTAATGAAGCATCATGGTTCGCCTTTAATCACGATCTATTTCGCAGTTTAAAGAAACAGCCGTTCATGTTGATGGAGAGTACGCCAAGTTTGACGAACTGGCAGGCAGTAAGTAAGCTCAAACGTCCAGGCATGCATCGCCTTTCTTCATTACAGGCTGTAGCTCACGGTGCAGATACGGTTCAGTACTTCCAGTGGCGCAAGAGTCGTGGCTCCAGTGAGAAATTCCATGGCGCTGTTGTGGATCACGTTGGTCACGAGCATACACGCGTATTCGAGGATGTTGCTGACCTAGGAAGGACCCTTGCGGGACTGTCCGATGTAATTGGTACTTATGTTCCGGCCGAAGCAGCCATTTTGTGTGATTGGGATAATCGCTGGGCCATTAATGATGCACAGGGTCCGCGTAATGGTGGATTGCATTATGAACAGACCGTGGCTCAGCATCACCGTGCATTATGGGAAATGGGGGTACCTGTCGATATTATCGGGTCGGATGATCACTTCTCCAACTACAAACTAATCGTATTACCAATGGCCTATCTTCTCCGTCAAGAGACAGGAGAGAAGATTGAACAGTTTGTGCAAAATGGAGGTACGGTAGCTGTCACCTATTGGAGCGGAATCGTTGATGAGAATGATCTGTGTCATCTCGGAGGTTTCCCTGGTCCGTTGCGCACAACAGTCGGTATATGGTCTGAAGAGCTCGAAGGGCTACATGATAACGACCGTAATTCTATTGTGTTAAACGCTGACAATGCACTGGGCCTAGAAGGTTCCTTTGAAGTGCATGAGCTGTGCGATCTGATTCACGCGGAGACAGCAGAAGTGCTCGCTGTTTATGGTGACGACTTCTACGCAGGACGTCCGGCACTCACCGTGAATCGTCTAGGTGACGGAAAAGCATATTATCTTGCAGCGAGAGTTAGCGGTGATAGGTTCTATCAGGCGTTCTACGGCAAGCTAGTAGAGGAAGCAGGTGTTCGGAGATCAATCGATTGTAAGCTTCCCGAGGGAGTGACCGCTCAACTACGAACAGATGGAGATACGGATTATGTGTTTTTACTTAACTTCTCTGGAACTGAAGCAGGGATTGATCTGCATCAAGACGGATACGTGAATGCTGAAACGGGTGAAGCCAGATCTGGCCGGATCAATTTGCCTGTTAACGGTTCCTACATTTTACGACGAAACAAGGGTTAG
- a CDS encoding SDR family NAD(P)-dependent oxidoreductase, translating to MEQNTEKKVVLITGGSRGIGAATALVLAERGFRVVVNYAYNAERANEIVEQISEKGGEAIAIKADVRRPDEVNLMVNEILSIWGGIDALVNNASMSFVIKPFQEMTWEEFSQKLNDEMMAAFTMTKAATPSMIQNRYGRIVHVASGLAKNPAPGMIAHGTAKAGLVQFAKYTAQELGANGITVNVISPGLVDTEASANQPQQFRDQLAEMTPVGRIASAEDVAKAIAMYVSDDCQFITGVYVPVDGGITMV from the coding sequence ATGGAGCAGAATACCGAGAAAAAGGTTGTTTTAATTACTGGCGGAAGTCGTGGAATTGGAGCTGCAACAGCACTTGTTCTAGCTGAAAGAGGTTTTCGTGTTGTGGTGAATTATGCCTATAATGCTGAGCGTGCCAACGAGATTGTCGAACAAATTAGTGAGAAGGGTGGCGAAGCAATAGCTATAAAGGCAGATGTTCGCCGGCCAGATGAAGTGAATCTAATGGTGAACGAAATACTGTCCATATGGGGGGGAATTGATGCGTTAGTGAATAACGCCAGCATGTCGTTTGTTATAAAACCTTTTCAAGAAATGACTTGGGAGGAATTTTCGCAAAAATTAAACGATGAGATGATGGCAGCTTTCACAATGACCAAGGCAGCTACACCATCGATGATTCAAAATAGATATGGTCGAATCGTACATGTTGCAAGTGGTCTGGCAAAAAATCCTGCACCCGGAATGATCGCACATGGGACAGCCAAGGCTGGACTTGTTCAGTTTGCAAAATATACTGCACAGGAATTGGGAGCAAATGGAATTACGGTTAATGTGATCTCACCTGGCCTTGTGGATACAGAAGCCTCCGCTAATCAACCGCAACAATTCCGTGATCAACTGGCTGAAATGACGCCGGTGGGAAGGATTGCAAGTGCTGAGGATGTTGCAAAAGCAATTGCGATGTATGTGAGCGATGATTGTCAATTCATCACAGGTGTTTATGTGCCAGTTGATGGTGGAATCACCATGGTGTAA
- a CDS encoding HIRAN domain-containing protein, with amino-acid sequence MVSYKSLQISVVGINVGRRLKAIQTLNEGNVLQHIREPENPFDKNAIKVYTKEDREIKNGDLSWPITWKLDFPIS; translated from the coding sequence TTGGTTTCATACAAAAGCCTGCAGATTTCTGTAGTAGGAATAAACGTAGGAAGACGTTTAAAGGCGATTCAAACGCTTAATGAAGGAAATGTTTTACAGCATATCCGTGAGCCAGAAAATCCGTTTGATAAAAATGCAATCAAGGTATATACGAAGGAAGATCGAGAGATAAAGAATGGAGATCTATCTTGGCCTATAACATGGAAATTGGATTTTCCTATAAGTTAA
- a CDS encoding ABC transporter substrate-binding protein, whose translation MKRKNKTAFWLLAMALVLSMALSACSGNGGNQDAGGSDSDSGGTVDEVTLKMILLGGKPVDYDLVIGELNKKLKEKINTTLEVEFLDWSDWSQKYPLKFAANENFDLVYTSSWAYYNDQAIKGGFKEITEDMLQQYAPQTWAEMPKVSWDQAKINNKLYMVPNNNLEVTNKVVLYREDLRQKHNLPEINSLESYANYLKTIATNEQGISPFGAKGADGWRWHELDQIALEQNNDFRVVDLRIPLTYKLDDATGQIFNVYETPEFKELLGFYKDLADNGAWSKNVVTNKNDIWQDMKAGKVSSYAHNLGTTGFNLAEARRDTPDMEFAIADITPESKKLGAISTQNGIAIHSTSKHSERALMVIDLLQNDQEIHDLSMYGIAGTHYNPEGDDKFTPAPSSGNYTGFSNWGWNSYLNRQDASYPKEADDIFNNWQEDVYHYPLETFVFDDSKVKTEVANISNIMVRYGIPLEYGLVQDTEKGLDDLNAQLKAAGIDKVQQEMQSQIDAFLAKQ comes from the coding sequence ATGAAACGCAAAAATAAAACAGCTTTTTGGCTGCTTGCCATGGCTCTTGTTCTATCCATGGCATTATCCGCTTGTTCCGGCAATGGAGGAAACCAGGATGCGGGAGGTTCAGACTCTGATTCGGGTGGAACCGTGGATGAAGTTACACTGAAGATGATTCTACTTGGCGGGAAACCAGTCGATTATGATCTGGTCATCGGTGAGCTGAACAAAAAGCTGAAGGAGAAAATTAATACAACTCTTGAAGTCGAATTCCTGGACTGGTCCGATTGGAGCCAGAAGTATCCGTTGAAATTTGCGGCTAATGAAAATTTCGATCTCGTGTATACATCGAGCTGGGCGTACTATAACGACCAGGCCATCAAAGGTGGTTTCAAGGAAATCACAGAGGATATGCTACAGCAATATGCACCTCAGACGTGGGCGGAAATGCCAAAAGTATCATGGGATCAGGCAAAGATTAACAACAAATTGTATATGGTGCCAAACAATAACCTGGAAGTGACGAACAAAGTTGTGCTATACCGCGAGGATCTTCGTCAGAAGCACAATCTTCCAGAGATCAACAGTTTGGAATCCTATGCAAACTATCTCAAGACTATTGCTACAAATGAACAGGGCATCTCACCATTTGGAGCTAAAGGCGCAGACGGTTGGAGATGGCATGAGCTTGATCAGATTGCCCTTGAGCAAAACAATGATTTCAGAGTTGTCGACTTGCGTATTCCATTAACCTACAAATTGGATGATGCTACAGGACAAATATTTAATGTCTACGAAACACCAGAGTTTAAGGAGTTGCTTGGTTTTTATAAGGATTTGGCTGATAACGGTGCTTGGTCAAAAAATGTTGTAACCAATAAAAATGATATTTGGCAGGACATGAAAGCAGGTAAAGTTTCCTCCTATGCACATAATCTTGGAACAACCGGATTTAATCTGGCGGAAGCCCGTCGAGATACTCCTGATATGGAGTTCGCCATTGCTGATATTACACCAGAAAGCAAAAAACTTGGTGCCATCTCGACCCAGAACGGAATTGCCATTCATTCCACTTCCAAGCATTCAGAACGGGCGTTGATGGTAATCGACCTGTTGCAGAATGATCAGGAGATTCATGATCTTAGCATGTATGGAATCGCGGGTACACACTATAATCCCGAAGGTGATGACAAGTTTACGCCTGCACCAAGCTCTGGTAATTATACGGGCTTTTCCAACTGGGGCTGGAACTCATATCTGAATCGACAGGATGCTTCTTATCCGAAAGAAGCCGACGACATTTTTAACAATTGGCAGGAAGATGTATATCACTACCCATTAGAAACATTTGTGTTTGATGACTCGAAGGTTAAAACGGAAGTAGCCAATATCAGCAACATTATGGTGCGTTATGGAATTCCGTTGGAGTATGGACTGGTACAGGATACAGAGAAAGGCTTGGATGATTTGAATGCTCAGCTCAAGGCTGCGGGCATAGATAAAGTTCAGCAAGAGATGCAATCGCAGATCGACGCCTTCCTTGCGAAGCAATAA
- a CDS encoding TetR/AcrR family transcriptional regulator C-terminal domain-containing protein yields MILSVLHNFGVHYLQQRCSPDTIAVNRMLISESAKSEIGILFYQEGQRKIIHMLSELFEKAMKDSKIKRNKTAVVVSHYIALIESKLLEKCLLGIILKNLLISKS; encoded by the coding sequence ATGATCTTAAGCGTGCTTCACAATTTCGGAGTACATTACTTGCAACAACGGTGCAGTCCAGATACTATAGCGGTTAATCGAATGTTGATTTCTGAATCTGCGAAATCTGAAATTGGGATTCTATTTTACCAAGAGGGACAAAGGAAAATTATCCATATGCTGTCCGAGTTGTTTGAGAAAGCAATGAAAGACTCCAAGATAAAAAGGAATAAGACAGCAGTGGTTGTGTCCCATTATATTGCCCTAATTGAATCAAAATTATTGGAGAAGTGTTTATTAGGCATAATTTTAAAGAACCTTCTGATATCCAAATCATAG
- a CDS encoding pyridoxamine 5'-phosphate oxidase family protein, whose product MNPNSPNQEAIKKIQELIKDIDIAMLTTVSEEGLVSRPMKTQDVEFDSNLWFLTKKDTSKFHELLQNQQVNVAYAGKSFVSIRGEAELVDNTEKIKEFWSPAYEKILETTFEDPNLVLIKVNAESAEFWDAGNKFKMASFLFRRLLGKNTEGTDLNQIVEFH is encoded by the coding sequence ATGAATCCAAACTCCCCTAACCAAGAAGCGATCAAAAAGATTCAGGAACTGATTAAGGATATTGACATTGCGATGCTTACAACGGTCTCAGAAGAAGGCTTGGTTTCTCGTCCCATGAAAACTCAGGATGTCGAGTTCGATAGCAACCTCTGGTTCCTGACCAAGAAAGATACTAGCAAATTTCATGAACTGCTTCAAAATCAGCAAGTCAACGTGGCATACGCGGGTAAATCTTTCGTCTCCATTCGTGGAGAAGCCGAGCTGGTGGATAATACCGAGAAAATCAAAGAGTTCTGGAGTCCAGCCTACGAAAAAATACTGGAAACCACATTTGAGGATCCAAATCTCGTACTAATTAAAGTCAATGCCGAGAGTGCCGAATTCTGGGATGCAGGCAACAAGTTCAAGATGGCTTCGTTCCTGTTTCGTAGACTGCTGGGAAAAAATACGGAAGGCACAGACCTCAATCAAATCGTGGAATTCCATTAA
- a CDS encoding carbohydrate ABC transporter permease — translation MSGQLTISKSPGRTGRDEKLLQIIGYILLTAISLFCLVPFILVLSSSLTEESSIIKDGYQLFPSVFSLEAYKLLFEFPGQLIRAYAVTISVTVVGTIVGLFLTSMTAYALARKDFKWRNGFSFFFFFTTLFSGGLVPWYLMIVNYLQLKDTFLILVLPMLLNVFYIIVMKSFMNSIPDAITESAKIDGAGDFLIYVKLILPLTKPALATIGLFIALGYWNDWYHAMLFITNENLMPLQYYLYKMLGNMDGMRKAMVASGAVVNLQIPTESLKMAMTIVAIGPILLVYPFIQRYFVKGLTIGAVKG, via the coding sequence TTGAGTGGACAATTAACAATAAGCAAATCACCTGGCCGGACAGGACGGGATGAAAAGTTGCTACAGATCATCGGTTACATCCTACTTACCGCAATCTCGCTCTTCTGTCTGGTTCCTTTTATACTTGTACTCTCGTCGTCACTGACAGAAGAGAGCAGCATCATTAAGGATGGATATCAACTCTTTCCTTCGGTGTTTTCATTGGAAGCATACAAATTGCTCTTTGAATTCCCGGGACAATTAATCAGAGCTTATGCAGTAACCATCAGCGTTACGGTTGTCGGAACCATTGTAGGTTTGTTCCTTACATCGATGACGGCATATGCATTGGCAAGAAAAGATTTTAAATGGCGGAACGGGTTCTCATTTTTCTTCTTCTTCACTACGTTGTTCAGTGGTGGTTTGGTTCCATGGTATCTCATGATCGTTAACTATCTGCAATTAAAAGATACGTTTCTGATCCTAGTGCTCCCTATGTTACTGAATGTATTTTATATTATTGTCATGAAGTCGTTCATGAACAGCATTCCCGATGCAATTACGGAATCTGCCAAGATCGATGGGGCGGGAGATTTTCTAATTTATGTGAAACTCATTCTGCCTTTGACCAAACCTGCGTTGGCAACCATCGGTTTGTTCATCGCATTGGGCTACTGGAATGACTGGTATCACGCGATGCTGTTTATCACCAATGAAAATCTCATGCCGTTGCAGTACTATCTGTATAAAATGTTGGGTAACATGGACGGGATGCGTAAAGCGATGGTAGCTTCAGGCGCTGTTGTGAATCTGCAGATTCCAACGGAAAGTCTTAAAATGGCCATGACCATTGTCGCGATTGGACCGATCCTGCTCGTGTATCCGTTCATTCAGCGCTATTTTGTAAAAGGACTTACGATCGGTGCAGTCAAAGGATAA
- a CDS encoding MarR family winged helix-turn-helix transcriptional regulator, whose amino-acid sequence MQNKNDFQTDIVLNVMRASNLLSRIGGKITASVGVHSIQQWMLLNRIANHEGLAIKDLRQDTLVTKQNISSMVERLRQAGYVFTYEDFSDRRITRVKLTEQGHQILTDLTPLTYSTNDQIFEVFSSEELLYFASLVERLVSHLGQNIERKE is encoded by the coding sequence ATGCAGAACAAAAACGATTTTCAAACGGATATTGTGCTGAATGTTATGAGAGCTTCGAATCTTCTTTCCCGAATAGGTGGTAAAATTACTGCCAGCGTGGGAGTGCACAGTATTCAACAATGGATGCTGCTTAACAGGATTGCAAATCACGAGGGATTAGCAATCAAAGATTTACGTCAAGATACCCTTGTAACAAAACAGAATATATCGAGCATGGTGGAACGTTTACGTCAAGCTGGATATGTTTTTACTTACGAGGATTTTTCTGATCGGAGAATCACAAGGGTGAAATTGACAGAACAAGGTCATCAAATATTAACGGATCTAACACCATTAACGTATTCCACCAACGATCAGATATTTGAAGTGTTTAGTTCAGAAGAACTTTTGTATTTTGCATCACTTGTCGAGCGATTGGTTAGCCACCTTGGTCAAAACATAGAGAGAAAAGAATAA
- a CDS encoding ABC transporter permease has translation MNRNGFWGDLVKYRTLLLMLLPAVLFFIVFAYIPMAGIVLAFKQFTYDGGIFGSPWNGLDNFRFFFESGQAWQVTRNTALYNIAFIIVNNLLQITMAILLFEVAHKWSRKLFQTMLFLPYFISWVVVGAIAYNLFSYDFGLINVILNTFGMEPIDIYNTAAYWPYILVIVSAWKAIGYGSIMYLAAITSIDTEMYEAAEIDGANVFQRIFRITIPNLFPTVIILVLLSIGNIFRGDFGMFYNMVGNNGLLFANTDVIDTFVFRSLTSSNDIGMSSAAGFYQSILGFVTILIANYVVRRYDKDRALF, from the coding sequence ATGAATCGAAACGGCTTTTGGGGGGATTTGGTGAAATACCGAACCTTATTGCTCATGCTGCTTCCAGCTGTACTGTTTTTTATCGTGTTCGCTTATATTCCAATGGCAGGCATTGTTTTGGCATTTAAACAGTTCACGTATGACGGTGGGATCTTTGGAAGCCCTTGGAATGGGCTGGATAACTTCCGCTTCTTTTTCGAGTCTGGACAGGCTTGGCAGGTAACTCGAAATACGGCATTATACAACATTGCCTTCATTATCGTGAATAACCTGCTTCAGATTACGATGGCGATATTACTATTCGAAGTTGCGCATAAGTGGTCGCGCAAGCTCTTCCAAACCATGTTGTTCCTACCTTATTTCATATCATGGGTCGTTGTCGGCGCAATCGCCTACAACTTGTTCAGCTATGACTTTGGTCTGATCAACGTTATTCTTAACACGTTCGGCATGGAACCGATTGATATTTACAACACAGCAGCTTATTGGCCATACATACTCGTTATCGTATCGGCATGGAAAGCCATTGGATACGGTTCAATTATGTATCTCGCTGCCATCACCAGCATCGACACTGAGATGTATGAAGCAGCAGAGATTGATGGAGCAAATGTGTTTCAACGCATATTCAGAATCACGATTCCTAACTTGTTCCCAACAGTAATTATTCTAGTGTTGCTATCTATCGGTAATATATTCCGAGGCGATTTCGGAATGTTCTACAATATGGTCGGCAACAATGGTTTGTTATTCGCTAACACGGATGTTATTGATACATTCGTATTCAGGTCGCTGACTTCATCCAATGACATTGGAATGTCATCTGCTGCCGGATTCTATCAGTCGATTCTTGGTTTCGTCACCATCCTGATCGCTAACTATGTAGTACGTAGATACGACAAAGATCGCGCACTATTCTAA
- a CDS encoding glycosyl hydrolase 53 family protein, with protein MNTRKRIMSITLALLLSLTLFNVPAKANSTTAESAPTFAKGADVSWLPQLEALGQKFYNDKGKEEDLLQIIKSHGIDSIRLRAFVNPSEDPSNGHNSTEEVIEMASRVNDFGFRVMIDLHYSDSWADPGKQHTPKAWEGSDLEQLKAHVSEYTTEVMEGLKEASVTPEWIQIGNEINNGMLHPIGAYSNTTNLVELLQSGSYAAKKVFPDIKVIIHRANGADKGVIDFYDGLIEAGLKETDFDIIGLSYYPDSVYTTSIDELSENMNMLADKFSKEVMIVEIGGNVRKNEDNVYNMLVATQQKLKEVPNNLGSGIFYWAPEGVFFGYPLSAWNSDGTPSLAMDAFLDNAEQVNRQKVTGVKLDKSTTTVEVGDTDRLRATVAPKDATYQGVIYTSSNPDAVKVDRYNGTVSGLAEGKSTITVTAYEGKFTDSAEVVVIPSSNPIENPGFENGLSGWDVTDNHNDAVSTGTDMYSGSSALHYWSAQATEFTVSQKLTGLENGTYELSAWVSGGGEGNIAEIFAGEQKHSFTNTGWTQWSNPTIEMIEVTDGTLTIGANLKYSGGQWGNIDDFKLVKKAEAIQTKNLTVNGKTASWYLSGEQPTSFGDSVGSKAFDYGDEQPIDFTLLHEISGLAPGTYTMEAKVFGDKGEPDQGSVMYAVSKGQTYSIPLTYRGSTWEKPATLSLEHVHVDDGVAEVGFIVKTSTNEHFGYLDDITFVRTSDDINRAEFVSLLVRALGVKSSTAVPFRDVKSTQWYAGDVSAAFKAGLVQGHTATRFAPEARITRQELAAILVKAYALKTGNTAPVGSSVSFSDAKLISGWAKDDVAAAVSLGLLEGVTNESFMPQAFVSRTESEQAIAALMKQ; from the coding sequence GTGAACACAAGAAAACGGATCATGTCTATTACACTTGCACTACTTTTATCATTGACTCTCTTCAACGTGCCGGCAAAGGCGAATTCCACAACTGCTGAATCAGCCCCTACCTTCGCTAAGGGTGCAGATGTAAGCTGGCTGCCGCAACTGGAGGCTTTAGGGCAGAAATTTTATAATGACAAAGGAAAAGAAGAAGATCTTCTCCAAATTATAAAGAGTCACGGGATTGATTCGATCCGTCTGCGCGCCTTCGTTAATCCTTCAGAGGATCCTTCCAATGGTCACAACAGCACTGAAGAAGTAATCGAGATGGCTTCTCGTGTAAACGATTTTGGATTCAGGGTCATGATTGACCTGCATTACAGTGATTCCTGGGCTGATCCCGGCAAGCAGCATACGCCAAAGGCATGGGAAGGTTCGGATCTGGAGCAGTTAAAGGCCCATGTCTCCGAATATACGACCGAAGTTATGGAGGGTCTGAAGGAAGCCAGCGTCACACCGGAATGGATTCAGATTGGTAACGAAATTAACAATGGTATGCTGCATCCAATCGGCGCTTATAGCAATACTACTAACTTGGTAGAGCTACTTCAATCAGGCTCGTATGCGGCTAAAAAAGTTTTTCCCGATATAAAAGTCATTATCCACCGTGCCAACGGAGCAGATAAAGGTGTGATTGACTTTTACGATGGTTTAATAGAGGCTGGCCTTAAGGAGACCGACTTTGATATTATCGGTCTTTCCTATTATCCGGACTCTGTCTATACCACTTCTATTGATGAACTGTCTGAAAACATGAATATGCTTGCTGATAAATTCAGCAAGGAAGTGATGATTGTTGAAATCGGTGGCAATGTCAGAAAAAATGAAGATAACGTGTATAACATGCTCGTAGCTACGCAGCAGAAGTTGAAAGAGGTGCCAAACAATCTAGGATCCGGTATTTTCTATTGGGCTCCTGAAGGTGTCTTCTTCGGTTACCCGCTTTCGGCCTGGAATTCGGATGGCACCCCTTCCCTCGCCATGGATGCCTTCCTTGACAATGCTGAACAAGTGAATCGTCAAAAGGTAACTGGCGTGAAGCTAGACAAGAGTACAACGACGGTTGAAGTAGGTGATACCGATCGCTTGCGGGCCACTGTTGCTCCTAAAGATGCTACCTATCAAGGGGTAATCTATACCAGCTCTAACCCTGACGCTGTAAAGGTAGACCGCTATAATGGAACTGTGTCTGGGCTTGCCGAAGGGAAATCAACGATTACAGTCACCGCTTATGAAGGGAAATTCACCGACAGCGCCGAGGTTGTCGTCATCCCAAGCTCCAATCCCATTGAAAATCCTGGATTTGAGAACGGATTAAGCGGTTGGGACGTGACGGATAATCACAATGACGCTGTAAGCACAGGAACCGATATGTATTCCGGTTCATCGGCATTACATTACTGGAGCGCACAGGCTACAGAATTCACTGTTTCGCAGAAGCTTACAGGACTCGAAAACGGAACGTATGAACTGTCTGCCTGGGTTTCCGGCGGGGGTGAGGGAAACATCGCTGAGATTTTTGCCGGTGAACAAAAGCATAGCTTTACCAATACGGGCTGGACGCAGTGGTCTAACCCTACTATAGAAATGATTGAAGTTACGGATGGAACCTTGACTATTGGTGCCAATCTGAAGTATTCCGGCGGACAATGGGGAAATATCGATGACTTCAAGCTTGTGAAGAAAGCGGAAGCCATTCAAACGAAGAACCTGACCGTAAATGGCAAAACTGCTTCATGGTACTTGAGCGGAGAGCAACCGACATCGTTCGGGGATAGCGTTGGCTCCAAGGCATTCGACTATGGTGATGAGCAGCCGATCGACTTTACACTTCTCCATGAAATTTCTGGTCTTGCACCGGGAACCTATACAATGGAAGCCAAGGTATTTGGCGATAAAGGCGAGCCTGATCAAGGATCTGTTATGTACGCTGTATCCAAAGGACAGACCTACTCCATCCCGCTTACCTATAGAGGAAGCACCTGGGAGAAACCGGCTACGTTAAGCCTGGAGCATGTACATGTAGACGACGGTGTTGCTGAGGTGGGCTTTATTGTAAAAACAAGCACCAACGAACATTTTGGTTATCTGGATGATATCACCTTTGTTCGTACCAGCGATGATATCAACCGTGCCGAATTTGTGTCCCTTCTCGTTCGTGCACTCGGCGTAAAATCATCCACGGCTGTCCCTTTCAGAGACGTGAAATCCACTCAATGGTATGCTGGTGATGTGTCCGCTGCATTTAAAGCTGGTCTTGTGCAGGGCCATACCGCAACCAGATTTGCGCCTGAAGCGAGAATTACCCGGCAAGAGCTGGCAGCCATTCTGGTGAAAGCTTATGCGCTGAAGACGGGAAATACAGCACCAGTTGGTTCCTCTGTCTCCTTCTCCGATGCCAAACTGATTAGCGGATGGGCCAAGGATGATGTAGCCGCTGCTGTATCGCTTGGATTACTCGAAGGTGTAACGAACGAAAGCTTTATGCCGCAAGCCTTTGTCAGCCGTACTGAATCTGAGCAGGCAATCGCTGCTCTTATGAAACAATAA